One Desulfobulbus oligotrophicus DNA segment encodes these proteins:
- a CDS encoding PqiB family protein, with the protein MTDRSTIEQHIAAPVVPAKRRFSLVWIVPLVALAIGGWLAFKAIRDKGPTITITFATADGLEAGKTKIKFKDVDIGQVESIALSEDAAKVMVTAKMIKGSEVFLTDQTKFWVVRPRISGGSITGLGTVLSGAYIGIDGSRLGKPASTFTGLETPPVVTFDHPGRSFKIVADSLGSLDIGSPVYYRQIQVGQVVGYNLNEKGTGVDIVIFVDAPHFTRVTKNTKFWNASGFDVSLSAHGLKIDTQSMVSIINGGIAFDLPKDSGPGKEAEEDTTFHLYADRNAIQEKRYTIRTYYTLLFDESVRGLQIGAPVELYGIKMGEVVDLNLEFDLEQKKFVAPVTVAIEPERMSFSNREKILKIFNNDPSLFIKTMVERHGLRAQLQSANLLTGQLMVNLVFVPDAPRATLTTRNGVQVVPTVTGSFERLQESVSRILTRLENVPFDQIGNELQLTLKAATATIAEVGNLTATLNSETAPKLQTALMELQKTLIDVQKSLGANSPLQYNTTKTLEELSRTLRALRELTTTLEHQPQSILFGKKRQPDE; encoded by the coding sequence ATGACTGATCGTTCAACGATCGAACAACATATTGCCGCACCCGTTGTTCCGGCCAAACGCCGTTTTTCCCTTGTGTGGATTGTACCACTGGTGGCCCTGGCCATCGGCGGCTGGCTGGCGTTCAAGGCCATCCGTGACAAGGGGCCGACCATTACCATCACCTTTGCCACGGCTGACGGTCTGGAGGCGGGGAAGACTAAAATCAAGTTCAAGGATGTGGATATCGGCCAGGTGGAATCCATTGCTCTGAGTGAAGATGCCGCCAAAGTGATGGTCACCGCCAAAATGATTAAGGGAAGTGAGGTGTTTTTAACCGATCAGACCAAGTTCTGGGTGGTCCGGCCGCGCATCAGCGGTGGTTCGATAACCGGACTCGGAACCGTGCTGTCCGGCGCCTATATCGGCATTGACGGCAGCAGACTGGGAAAGCCTGCCTCCACCTTCACCGGACTGGAGACACCACCGGTGGTCACCTTTGACCATCCCGGCAGATCGTTCAAGATCGTTGCCGACTCACTGGGTTCTCTTGATATCGGTTCTCCGGTGTACTATCGGCAGATTCAGGTGGGTCAGGTGGTGGGTTACAACCTGAACGAAAAAGGGACCGGTGTGGACATCGTGATCTTTGTTGATGCCCCCCACTTTACCAGGGTGACGAAGAATACTAAATTCTGGAACGCCAGTGGTTTTGATGTATCGCTCAGTGCCCATGGGTTAAAAATCGACACCCAATCCATGGTGTCGATCATCAACGGCGGCATTGCCTTTGACCTGCCCAAGGATTCGGGACCGGGTAAGGAGGCGGAGGAGGACACAACCTTCCATCTGTATGCCGACCGCAACGCCATCCAGGAAAAACGGTACACGATCCGCACCTACTATACCCTGCTCTTTGATGAATCGGTACGCGGCCTGCAGATCGGTGCACCGGTGGAACTCTACGGTATCAAAATGGGCGAAGTTGTCGACCTGAACCTGGAATTTGACCTGGAACAGAAAAAATTCGTGGCCCCGGTAACTGTGGCCATCGAACCGGAGCGGATGAGTTTTTCCAACAGAGAGAAGATTTTAAAGATCTTCAACAACGATCCAAGCCTGTTCATCAAAACCATGGTGGAACGGCATGGCCTGCGGGCCCAACTGCAAAGCGCCAACCTGCTCACCGGCCAGTTGATGGTCAACCTCGTCTTTGTGCCGGATGCCCCCAGGGCCACCTTAACCACCAGAAACGGGGTGCAGGTGGTGCCCACCGTTACCGGATCGTTTGAACGACTGCAGGAAAGTGTGAGCCGTATCCTTACCCGGCTTGAAAATGTGCCCTTTGATCAGATCGGCAACGAACTCCAGCTGACACTCAAAGCCGCCACCGCCACCATAGCTGAGGTCGGCAACCTGACCGCAACGCTCAACAGCGAGACCGCACCCAAACTGCAGACAGCCCTGATGGAGCTGCAAAAAACACTGATCGATGTTCAAAAGAGTCTGGGTGCGAATTCACCCCTGCAGTACAACACCACCAAAACCCTGGAAGAGTTGTCGCGTACCCTGCGTGCATTGCGCGAGCTTACCACCACCCTTGAACATCAGCCACAATCGATCCTTTTCGGCAAAAAAAGGCAGCCGGATGAATAA
- a CDS encoding paraquat-inducible protein A, translating to MNTKTATALQVGLISCHDCRQLVSVQQADNSPYCPRCGARLHRRKPNSLTRTWALICAAMILLIPANLLPITITTSLGTKQTDTILSGVIYFMQTGSWEIAAVIFIASIFVPFAKLCILIFLLLTVRFRSQWRPRDRTGLYRLTELVGRWSMVDIYVVTILVALVKLGAIADIEAGPAAIYFAAVVVTTMFAANSFDPRLIWDVLEEDV from the coding sequence ATGAACACCAAAACCGCCACCGCCCTGCAAGTGGGATTGATCAGCTGTCACGACTGCCGGCAACTGGTCTCGGTTCAACAGGCAGACAACTCTCCGTACTGTCCTCGCTGTGGTGCCCGTCTCCACCGGCGTAAACCTAACAGCCTGACCCGTACCTGGGCCCTGATCTGTGCAGCGATGATCCTGCTTATTCCGGCCAACCTGCTGCCGATCACCATTACCACCTCCCTGGGAACCAAGCAGACCGACACCATCCTCAGCGGCGTGATCTACTTTATGCAGACCGGTTCCTGGGAGATTGCAGCGGTCATCTTTATTGCCAGCATCTTTGTTCCCTTTGCCAAGTTGTGTATTCTGATCTTTCTGCTGCTCACTGTCCGCTTTCGGTCACAGTGGCGCCCCAGAGACCGCACCGGTCTTTACCGCTTAACCGAGCTGGTGGGCCGCTGGTCCATGGTGGACATCTACGTGGTCACCATTCTGGTGGCCCTGGTCAAGCTGGGAGCCATAGCCGATATTGAGGCCGGGCCTGCCGCCATCTACTTTGCTGCCGTGGTGGTGACGACGATGTTTGCCGCCAACAGCTTTGATCCCCGTCTGATCTGGGATGTACTTGAGGAGGACGTATGA
- a CDS encoding paraquat-inducible protein A has product MRNTSAQDHTLSSLSGRNGIATAQQHTKAVVGFNTNRLIACHDCDLLHHLPEHAITTLLCSRCGAVLHRQKPATVERSLAWITAALILFILSNSFPFLAIRSSGLAQETILLSGIHELWKQDMHSLAVLVLLTCVLIPLVQMLGLLYILVPLQLGGRPAPSAGSLYRIVQELAPWGMMEVFMVGILVALVKLDHLATIVLGISVFSFAALIFVMAAAFASLDPVLLWDRLDQRR; this is encoded by the coding sequence ATGCGCAACACATCCGCTCAAGACCATACCTTGTCATCCTTATCCGGCAGAAACGGTATAGCAACGGCACAGCAGCACACCAAAGCAGTTGTCGGTTTCAACACAAACCGGCTTATCGCCTGCCATGACTGTGATCTGCTGCACCACCTGCCCGAACATGCAATCACCACCCTGCTCTGCTCCCGGTGCGGCGCGGTGCTGCACCGTCAAAAACCGGCAACAGTTGAACGCTCACTGGCCTGGATCACAGCCGCTCTGATCCTCTTCATTCTCTCCAACAGTTTTCCCTTTCTGGCCATCCGGAGCAGCGGTCTGGCGCAGGAGACCATCCTGTTGTCCGGTATCCATGAACTCTGGAAACAGGATATGCACAGCCTTGCCGTGCTGGTTCTTCTCACCTGCGTACTCATACCGCTTGTACAGATGCTGGGGCTGCTCTATATTCTGGTCCCACTGCAGCTGGGTGGACGGCCGGCGCCCTCTGCAGGCTCCTTGTATCGGATTGTCCAGGAGCTTGCCCCCTGGGGAATGATGGAGGTTTTTATGGTGGGCATTCTGGTGGCTCTGGTAAAACTCGATCACCTGGCAACCATTGTCCTGGGGATTTCCGTCTTTTCCTTTGCAGCCCTGATCTTTGTCATGGCCGCCGCCTTTGCAAGCCTTGACCCGGTCCTGTTGTGGGATCGTCTTGACCAGCGCCGATGA
- a CDS encoding EFR1 family ferrodoxin (N-terminal region resembles flavodoxins. C-terminal ferrodoxin region binds two 4Fe-4S clusters.) → MNYAHRIVYFSPAGTTRLVAETIQQRLLEQQCQVEMADLSVQGAAAARSLPDLSDTPVCLWIGSPVYCDHAIPLVSRWIDALTPNQTGRAVPFVTWGGVASGLALPEMAAQLVEKQYIPVAAAKVLAVHASMWGAVEPLAQGRPDQADLDQVRTLVDVVVERLAQQEQVVLDLQKLDYLPPTMRAEAQIKSLAAAKASMPPLAADEQLCTSCGICAEVCPTGAIVVDPYPIISEACVVCQQCVQACPEGAFPSNPEAMAARIREMAARSQEEQATVLLY, encoded by the coding sequence ATGAACTACGCGCATCGTATTGTCTACTTCTCACCCGCCGGCACCACCCGCCTGGTGGCGGAAACCATCCAACAACGTTTACTTGAACAGCAGTGTCAGGTCGAGATGGCTGACCTCAGTGTGCAGGGTGCGGCCGCTGCCCGGTCTCTCCCCGATCTGTCCGATACACCTGTCTGTCTGTGGATCGGCTCACCTGTCTATTGCGATCATGCCATTCCTCTGGTCAGCCGCTGGATCGATGCCCTGACACCGAATCAAACCGGCCGTGCCGTTCCCTTTGTCACCTGGGGTGGTGTTGCCAGCGGTCTGGCCCTGCCTGAGATGGCTGCCCAGCTCGTTGAAAAACAGTATATCCCTGTGGCTGCGGCAAAAGTTCTGGCTGTACATGCCTCGATGTGGGGTGCGGTAGAACCACTGGCCCAGGGACGCCCGGACCAGGCAGACCTGGATCAGGTGCGGACACTGGTTGATGTGGTGGTGGAGCGACTTGCACAACAGGAACAAGTGGTGCTTGATCTGCAGAAGCTTGATTATCTTCCGCCGACCATGCGTGCTGAGGCACAGATCAAATCGTTGGCTGCAGCAAAGGCCTCCATGCCGCCGCTGGCTGCAGACGAGCAACTCTGCACAAGCTGCGGGATCTGCGCTGAGGTGTGCCCGACCGGGGCCATTGTCGTAGATCCGTATCCGATCATCAGTGAGGCCTGTGTGGTGTGTCAGCAATGTGTGCAGGCGTGTCCGGAGGGAGCGTTTCCTTCAAATCCCGAGGCCATGGCCGCCCGTATCAGGGAGATGGCCGCCCGCAGCCAGGAGGAACAGGCAACAGTCTTGCTGTATTGA
- the amrS gene encoding AmmeMemoRadiSam system radical SAM enzyme, translated as MHEALFYRQSPDGRVVCELCHHRCRISEGKRGICGVREHRNGRLYSLVYGRLVSENIDPIEKKPLFHVVPGSRSYSIATVGCNFQCLHCQNYQISQYPHLCSGEITGARRTPQDVVDAAQRSGCAGISYTYVEPTIFYEFAYDCAKLAKERGLKNVFVSNGYMTGEVVQHLAPVLDGINIDLKAFTTEFYQEVCKARLEPVVENIRLFHSLGVLVEVTTLLIPGLNDSEQEVRNIARFLQDVSADIPWHVSGFYPTYKMQDRPATPAATIARACAIGREEGLHFVYAGNVGGAGGMDTHCPGCGALLVQRVGFGGQVKGMHDGACSACGLPIVGIWS; from the coding sequence ATGCATGAAGCATTGTTTTACAGACAGTCTCCAGACGGCAGAGTCGTCTGTGAACTGTGTCATCACCGCTGTCGGATAAGCGAAGGCAAACGCGGCATCTGCGGTGTGCGTGAGCACCGGAACGGCCGACTGTACTCCCTTGTCTACGGTAGGCTGGTTTCAGAAAACATCGATCCCATCGAAAAAAAACCGCTCTTTCATGTTGTCCCCGGCAGCCGATCCTATTCCATTGCCACGGTGGGGTGTAACTTTCAATGCCTGCACTGCCAGAACTATCAGATCTCCCAGTACCCGCACCTCTGCTCAGGCGAAATCACCGGTGCACGCAGAACACCGCAGGATGTGGTGGATGCGGCACAGCGCAGCGGTTGTGCCGGCATCAGCTACACCTATGTGGAGCCGACAATTTTTTATGAGTTTGCCTACGATTGCGCCAAGCTGGCAAAGGAAAGGGGCCTGAAAAATGTGTTTGTCAGTAACGGTTATATGACCGGTGAGGTGGTGCAGCATCTGGCACCGGTGCTCGACGGCATTAACATCGATCTCAAGGCATTTACCACCGAATTTTATCAGGAAGTCTGTAAGGCCAGGCTTGAACCGGTTGTCGAAAATATCCGTCTGTTTCACAGCCTGGGTGTGCTGGTTGAGGTGACCACGCTGCTTATTCCGGGCTTAAACGACAGTGAACAGGAGGTGCGAAACATCGCCCGTTTTCTTCAGGATGTTTCTGCAGATATCCCCTGGCATGTCAGCGGCTTTTATCCTACTTACAAGATGCAGGACCGGCCGGCCACACCGGCGGCAACCATTGCCAGGGCCTGTGCCATCGGCAGGGAAGAGGGGTTGCACTTTGTCTATGCAGGCAATGTGGGTGGAGCCGGAGGAATGGATACCCACTGTCCCGGCTGCGGGGCGCTGCTTGTGCAGCGGGTTGGTTTTGGCGGTCAGGTAAAGGGCATGCATGATGGTGCGTGCAGTGCATGCGGCCTCCCCATTGTGGGCATCTGGTCATAA